A section of the Cololabis saira isolate AMF1-May2022 chromosome 16, fColSai1.1, whole genome shotgun sequence genome encodes:
- the LOC133462259 gene encoding B2 bradykinin receptor-like produces the protein MSISANLSMMSGNQTQGNNTKCNLENDDRTFQVVPVYILIVAVLGIVLNMFVLMVFCLHKKACTVPQIYLSNLAAADLVLVSCLPFWAINVSRKFVWTFDESLCKIINVGIVMNAYCSIYFLVLVSIDRYMALVHPMTQMRMRRPSYAKLGCLLVWGLGFLLSLPSLIFRKLDFEGRCHIDYPKNMYLVFELMLFIFSFCIPISIISFCTIKIIKVLTNRLTEALGSQNKDQKATTLVLAVLLAFLICWVPFHLTKMTTILSKMGIITKCSVLYVLLICRQTFTYFAFFNSVLNPILYVIVGKNFRTKTKELFKQWSDVRKQHSKLSRSCQTQNVTP, from the exons ATGAG CATCTCTGCCAACCTCAGCATGATGTCTGGAAACCAAACACAAGGAAATAACACAAAATGTAATCTTGAAAATGACGACAGGACCTTCCAGGTGGTTCCAGTCTATATCCTCATCGTAGCTGTGCTGGGAATAGTCCTTAATATGTTTGTGTTGATGGTGTTCTGCCTCCACAAGAAAGCCTGCACCGTGCCTCAGATCTACTTGAGCAACCTGGCAGCTGCTGACCTTGTCCTGGTGTCCTGTTTGCCCTTCTGGGCCATTAATGTTTCAAGGAAATTTGTTTGGACTTTTGATGAATCCTTGTGCAAAATTATCAATGTGGGGATTGTAATGAATGCTTACTGCAGCATCTACTTCCTGGTTCTGGTGAGCATAGATCGTTATATGGCTCTTGTACACCCGATGACCCAAATGAGAATGCGCCGACCTTCTTATGCTAAACTTGGATGTTTGCTGGTGTGGGGTCTGGGCTTTCTCCTGAGTCTCCCCTCACTCATCTTTAGGAAACTAGACTTTGAGGGAAGATGCCATATTGATTATCCAAAAAATATGTATCTGGTGTTTGAGCTTATGCTCTTCATATTCAGTTTCTGCATACCTATTTCCATTATTTCCTTCTGCACAATCAAAATTATCAAAGTGCTGACGAACAGGCTAACTGAGGCTTTAGGGTCTCAGAACAAGGACCAGAAGGCCACCACTCTGGTCTTGGCGGTCCTTTTGGCGTTCCTGATCTGCTGGGTGCCTTTCCACCTGACTAAGATGACAACGATACTTAGTAAAATGGGCATTATAACAAAATGCTCCGTCCTTTATGTCCTGCTCATCTGCCGACAGACCTTCACCTACTTTGCCTTCTTCAACAGCGTTCTCAACCCCATTCTCTACGTCATTGTTGGCAAAAACTTCAGGACAAAAACGAAGGAACTCTTTAAGCAGTGGAGTGAtgtgagaaaacaacacagtaAACTGTCAAGAAGTTGTCAAACTCAAAATGTTACACCCTGA